In a single window of the Pseudomonas sp. B21-015 genome:
- the hutH gene encoding histidine ammonia-lyase: MSQARPIVIDANFLSPEDLVAAARSGCSLRLDSSVVDNIDRAHRFVLEIAGSDALHYGINTGFGSLCTTHIDSADLSTLQHNLLKSHACGVGPAVPEEVSRLVTLIKLLTFRTGNSGVSLSTVNRIVDLWNHGVVGAIAQKGTVGASGDLAPLAHLFLPLIGLGEVWHRGVLRPSSEVLREIGLPPLTLQPKDGLCLTNGVQYLNALGALATVRAKRLVALADLCAAMSMMGFSAARSFIDPQIHKTCLHPERSQVARHIRTLTQGSNHADLAHCNPAMEDPYSFRCAPQVHGAARQVVGYLETVIGNECNSVSDNPLVFPETRQILTCGNLHGQSTAFALDFAAIGISDLSGISERRTYQLLSGQNGLPGFLVAKPGLNSGFMVVQYTSAALLNENKVLSNPASVDTIPTCHLQEDHVSMGGTSAYKLETILDNCETILAIELMTACQAIDMNPGLQLSERGRAIYAAVREEIPFVTEDQLMADLISKSRRLCQHSTVIAGQLAEMQLQ, encoded by the coding sequence ATGTCACAAGCCCGCCCGATAGTCATCGATGCCAACTTTCTAAGCCCTGAGGACTTGGTGGCTGCCGCACGCAGTGGTTGTAGTTTGCGACTGGATTCAAGCGTGGTCGACAACATTGATCGTGCCCACCGCTTTGTGTTGGAGATAGCAGGGTCCGATGCTCTGCACTACGGGATCAATACCGGCTTTGGTTCGTTGTGCACGACTCATATCGACTCCGCCGACCTGTCCACGTTGCAGCACAACTTGCTCAAGTCTCACGCCTGTGGGGTAGGGCCGGCGGTTCCCGAGGAGGTCAGTCGCTTGGTCACCCTGATCAAGTTGCTGACGTTTCGCACGGGCAACAGCGGTGTGAGCCTGTCGACGGTCAATCGGATCGTCGATCTCTGGAACCACGGTGTCGTAGGTGCCATTGCACAGAAAGGGACGGTCGGTGCCAGTGGCGATCTGGCTCCCTTGGCCCACTTGTTCTTGCCTCTGATCGGTCTGGGAGAGGTCTGGCATCGAGGGGTGCTGCGCCCTTCGAGCGAGGTCCTGCGCGAGATCGGCCTGCCGCCCTTGACGTTGCAACCTAAGGACGGCCTCTGTCTGACAAATGGCGTGCAGTACCTCAATGCGTTGGGGGCGTTGGCCACGGTTCGGGCCAAACGCCTGGTGGCGCTGGCCGATCTGTGTGCGGCCATGAGCATGATGGGGTTCAGCGCGGCTCGCAGCTTCATCGATCCGCAGATTCATAAGACCTGTCTGCATCCGGAGCGCTCGCAGGTGGCGCGGCATATCCGCACGCTGACCCAGGGCAGCAACCATGCGGATCTGGCGCATTGCAACCCGGCGATGGAGGATCCGTACTCCTTCCGCTGTGCGCCCCAGGTGCATGGTGCGGCGCGGCAGGTGGTCGGTTATCTGGAGACGGTCATCGGCAACGAATGCAACAGTGTTTCAGATAATCCATTGGTGTTTCCAGAGACCCGGCAAATTCTCACCTGCGGCAATCTGCACGGACAGTCGACGGCGTTCGCACTGGACTTCGCGGCCATCGGGATCAGCGACCTGTCCGGCATTTCGGAGCGTCGGACTTACCAGTTGCTTTCCGGCCAAAATGGCTTGCCGGGCTTTCTGGTCGCCAAGCCGGGGCTCAACTCGGGCTTCATGGTTGTCCAGTACACCAGTGCCGCGTTGCTCAATGAAAACAAGGTGCTTTCCAATCCGGCGTCGGTCGATACGATTCCTACCTGTCACTTGCAGGAGGACCATGTGAGCATGGGCGGAACCTCGGCCTACAAGCTCGAAACCATCCTCGACAACTGTGAAACCATCCTCGCCATCGAACTGATGACGGCATGTCAGGCCATCGACATGAATCCCGGCTTGCAACTGTCCGAGCGCGGGCGGGCGATTTATGCAGCGGTGCGCGAGGAGATCCCGTTCGTCACCGAGGATCAACTGATGGCGGACCTCATCAGCAAGTCTCGACGTCTGTGCCAGCACTCGACGGTGATCGCCGGGCAACTGGCCGAGATGCAGCTGCAATGA